A portion of the Lolium rigidum isolate FL_2022 chromosome 1, APGP_CSIRO_Lrig_0.1, whole genome shotgun sequence genome contains these proteins:
- the LOC124663564 gene encoding F-box protein At5g07610-like: MSVFADSLQSPEEGGTPSPDRCAEHQHQYRIFSSSSDPLTSPRSPRSDNGTAAERLTDDLLLEILSRVPAKSLCRFKCVSSHWLGLIDHPDHRKNLPQTLAGFFYTRSTVDEWVRGLESPVHFASVSGRRRETSFAFLSNRHPRLDLLHCCNGLLLGCWYDASNQGNEFGYVVFNPANEKWVALPSSDHSEFIRPRLGFDPAFSPHFHVFEWVDEQDFEWESDEREDPDLAGVAVYSSETGEWAYKEKTWNQHIRLTDDPATVFLNGYLHFLADDQELSDCLAVRSQGRLNYANFRRDEDGAALRLAVYVLENYQSREWILTHSVETSYLFGGVDVQLDVDFCWIAIHPDCNLVFFTVGCDNTLVCYNMDRRQVKVISNLEGGNWRYLPYVPSYAELQLSHP; this comes from the exons ATGTCCGTCTTCGCGGATAGCCTTCAATCGCCGGAGGAAGGCGGCACTCCATCTCCTGACAGGTGCGcggagcatcaacatcaatatcgCATCTTTTCCTCTTCCTCCGATCCCCTGACCTCTCCTCGTTCTCCCCGCAGCGACAACGGGACGGCGGCCGAGCGACTCACAGACGACCTCCTCCTGGAGATCCTCTCGCGCGTCCCCGCCAAGTCGCTCTGCCGCTTCAAATGCGTCTCCAGCCACTGGCTGGGCCTCATCGACCACCCCGACCACCGCAAGAATCTCCCGCAAACCCTGGCCGGGTTCTTCTACACCAGAAGCACCGTCGATGAATGGGTCAGGGGCCTGGAATCGCCGGTCCACTTCGCCAGCGTCTCGGGTAGACGCCGCGAAACCTCTTTCGCCTTCCTGTCCAACCGCCACCCGCGGTTGGATCTACTGCACTGCTGcaacggcctcctcctcggcTGCTGGTACGACGCCTCCAACCAAGGCAACGAGTTCGGATACGTCGTCTTCAATCCCGCCAACGAGAAATGGGTTGCTCTACCGAGCTCCGACCACAGCGAGTTTATCAGACCACGTTTGGGCTTCGACCCAGCCTTCTCGCCCCATTTCCACGTGTTTGAGTGGGTGGACGAGCAGGATTTTGAGTGGGAGTCCGACGAGCGGGAAGATCCTGACCTTGCCGGAGTGGCGGTGTACTCGTCTGAAACCGGTGAATGGGCCTATAAGGAGAAGACATGGAACCAACATATCAGGCTCACCGATGATCCAGCAACCGTGTTTCTTAACGGGTATCTGCATTTTCTCGCCGATGACCAAGAGTTATCCGATTGTCTAGCTGTG CGGTCACAGGGCCGCTTGAACTATGCCAATTTCCGGAGAGATGAAGATGGTGCTGCCCTTCGGCTAGCAGTTTATGttcttgagaactatcaaagcaGAGAATGGATATTAACGCACAGCGTTGAAACTTCATACCTATTTGGAGGGGTAGATGTTCAGCTTGATGTGGACTTTTGTTGGATTGCGATTCATCCGGACTGCAACTTGGTGTTCTTCACCGTGGGGTGTGATAACACATTAGTGTGCTATAACATGGATCGCCGGCAAGTCAAAGTGATCTCCAATCTTGAAGGTGGCAACTGGCGCTATCTGCCATATGTGCCATCGTACGCAGAGTTACAATTGTCGCACCCTTGA